A genomic window from Clostridium aceticum includes:
- a CDS encoding YheC/YheD family protein → MKEKVLIGLLCNNLKPVSFYKIDKDSPINLLKFTVKGISWTDQKIRGIILKNGEWQQITTGFPDVVYHRCYTSSTEVTSRLETVIGKGKVFNSFTRFNKYQIYSILKETKLKDLLIPTYLYNQKFMLVMLKEEGAIIIKPQNSSLGSNIYKFSLENKEYKVYMRSPYPMKIFKTTETFIDYVEKYLHLDNYIMQPFIFFKTTNGRIFDIRMLVQKNHEGLWDITEDMSRISYKKHFITNITYAIRPVEKVLEDIVVKKDITHELRKVSIQVAKTLEKELCVLGEISVDLGIGLDNKLWIIEVNGKPEKTIFQEISEEAVERAFLTPLSYAAYLAKT, encoded by the coding sequence ATGAAAGAAAAGGTGCTAATAGGTTTACTCTGTAATAATTTAAAACCGGTATCCTTTTACAAGATAGATAAAGATTCTCCCATCAATCTTTTAAAATTCACAGTTAAAGGAATTAGCTGGACAGATCAAAAGATTAGAGGGATTATATTAAAAAATGGTGAATGGCAACAAATAACAACCGGGTTTCCTGATGTCGTTTATCATAGATGCTACACCAGCTCAACAGAAGTAACTAGCCGTTTAGAAACGGTGATAGGAAAGGGCAAGGTCTTTAACAGCTTTACTCGGTTTAATAAATATCAGATTTATTCTATTTTAAAGGAAACAAAACTGAAGGATTTGTTGATACCAACTTATCTATATAATCAAAAATTTATGCTAGTCATGTTGAAAGAAGAAGGGGCTATAATAATAAAGCCTCAAAATTCTTCATTAGGAAGCAACATCTATAAGTTTAGCCTCGAAAACAAGGAATATAAAGTGTATATGCGAAGTCCCTATCCCATGAAAATATTTAAAACTACCGAAACATTCATTGATTATGTGGAAAAATATCTGCATCTGGACAACTACATCATGCAACCCTTCATTTTTTTTAAAACTACAAACGGACGTATATTTGATATACGTATGTTAGTACAAAAAAATCATGAGGGTCTTTGGGATATAACCGAAGATATGAGCAGAATCAGCTACAAAAAACATTTTATAACCAATATAACTTATGCTATTCGCCCTGTTGAGAAGGTTCTAGAGGACATAGTAGTGAAAAAAGATATTACACATGAACTTAGGAAAGTCAGTATTCAGGTAGCAAAGACTTTAGAAAAAGAATTGTGCGTCTTAGGAGAAATCAGTGTGGATTTGGGTATTGGATTAGACAACAAACTATGGATTATCGAAGTCAATGGTAAGCCAGAGAAAACGATCTTTCAAGAAATTAGTGAGGAGGCAGTAGAAAGAGCTTTTCTTACACCACTAAGTTACGCTGCTTACTTAGCAAAAACCTAA
- a CDS encoding glycosyltransferase family 4 protein translates to MEVLLLSIIAKCGVFTHVRELALSMQKHGVQVTVGFIHNSKTIRMFKSTKEDLQNMEESLNGINHFFYESDEHLLQQISCKHIDLIHAHSPLVFPTTVQVSKKLNIPFIVTLHSVLDWNKLYPNTIAQAEYIIAVGPEAGKSVGKDFQEKLYTIFNGIDVDYYKPYSNKTVGGPLRIIWMGRTSGAAASGVSCLAKAIHILQQRGIPIETKIIGYAVGADTSRLNVCGWVHDPLPYLQWSHIVFGRGRALREAMACGNVGFLIAQGYGGMVQESWFEKGRQPQLSGSLKHGYSELSISTIANDILHFHKHRNQLTRARSLARKIAEENFDIKKMVEQTYSVYQKALQHYIGKKK, encoded by the coding sequence ATGGAAGTTTTGCTTCTATCCATCATTGCAAAGTGTGGTGTATTCACCCATGTCCGAGAATTAGCTTTATCTATGCAAAAACATGGTGTTCAAGTCACTGTAGGATTCATCCATAATTCAAAAACCATACGCATGTTTAAATCAACGAAAGAAGACCTGCAAAATATGGAAGAATCTCTAAATGGTATCAATCATTTCTTTTATGAATCTGATGAGCATTTATTACAACAAATCAGCTGCAAACACATAGATTTGATACATGCTCATTCACCTCTGGTTTTTCCCACTACGGTACAGGTTTCTAAGAAGCTTAATATCCCTTTCATAGTAACACTTCATAGTGTATTGGATTGGAATAAGCTTTACCCTAATACAATCGCACAGGCAGAGTACATAATTGCCGTTGGCCCAGAAGCAGGAAAGTCTGTAGGTAAAGATTTCCAAGAAAAACTTTATACAATATTTAATGGTATTGATGTAGACTACTACAAGCCTTACAGCAATAAAACGGTAGGTGGACCCTTACGTATCATATGGATGGGTAGAACTAGTGGTGCAGCCGCAAGTGGAGTCAGTTGTTTAGCCAAAGCAATCCATATCCTCCAACAAAGAGGCATTCCTATAGAGACCAAGATTATTGGTTATGCTGTAGGTGCAGATACTAGTAGGCTGAATGTCTGTGGTTGGGTCCATGACCCCTTACCTTATCTACAGTGGAGTCATATTGTATTCGGTCGAGGGCGAGCCCTTAGAGAGGCGATGGCTTGTGGAAATGTAGGTTTTTTAATTGCTCAAGGTTATGGAGGAATGGTTCAGGAAAGTTGGTTTGAAAAGGGCAGACAGCCCCAGCTCAGTGGTTCACTAAAGCACGGATACTCAGAGCTCAGTATTTCTACAATAGCTAATGATATATTACATTTTCACAAACATCGTAACCAACTTACACGAGCGAGAAGCTTAGCAAGAAAAATAGCTGAAGAAAATTTTGATATAAAAAAAATGGTAGAACAAACTTATTCCGTCTACCAAAAGGCTCTTCAACATTACATTGGCAAAAAAAAATAG
- a CDS encoding methylcobamide--CoM methyltransferase codes for MSKMIDFECTYDNSVGMSKEIAEKTSLKFPQAYKSWDSMAQLAIAVKERDHASFCELPFCHTLEGEALGGNINYGDENIGPRAKDYICTTAEEILNLPEIDYTIGRIAEVLKACKYLREEGENVVLYISGPFTIMNVLIDPRHIFKIFKKNPEAMKAILDKFRSEILRFVKEAEKSGVNMISYGDSTGGLNILGPKLAEKVVEIFTYPLFKSIEESLRDETIVLLCPKTTFALLGTDKAQWEDINLGTPMKYPEACVKIIGQTKFVGQMCIKNKEFTLKNGIIKTVKLA; via the coding sequence ATGAGTAAAATGATTGATTTTGAATGTACCTATGATAACTCTGTAGGTATGAGCAAAGAGATCGCAGAAAAAACTAGTTTGAAGTTTCCCCAAGCCTATAAAAGCTGGGATAGCATGGCTCAGCTGGCCATTGCTGTAAAAGAGCGGGATCATGCAAGTTTTTGTGAACTGCCCTTTTGCCATACCCTTGAGGGGGAAGCCTTGGGTGGAAATATTAACTATGGAGATGAAAACATAGGACCAAGAGCAAAGGACTATATTTGCACTACTGCTGAGGAGATATTAAATTTACCTGAAATTGATTATACAATAGGCCGTATAGCAGAAGTTTTAAAAGCCTGCAAGTATTTAAGAGAAGAAGGGGAAAATGTAGTCCTATATATTTCAGGTCCTTTTACCATCATGAATGTTTTAATTGATCCACGCCATATCTTTAAAATATTTAAAAAAAATCCTGAAGCCATGAAGGCCATTTTAGATAAATTTCGAAGTGAAATACTACGCTTTGTAAAAGAAGCTGAAAAATCAGGGGTCAATATGATTAGTTATGGGGATTCAACCGGGGGGTTAAACATTTTAGGTCCTAAGCTTGCAGAAAAAGTGGTAGAAATCTTTACTTATCCACTGTTTAAAAGTATAGAAGAAAGCCTTAGGGATGAAACCATTGTACTACTTTGTCCCAAAACTACTTTTGCACTTCTAGGAACAGATAAAGCACAATGGGAGGACATAAACTTAGGTACTCCAATGAAGTATCCTGAAGCCTGTGTAAAAATTATTGGTCAGACAAAATTTGTTGGACAAATGTGTATTAAAAACAAAGAATTTACGCTAAAAAATGGGATAATAAAAACCGTTAAATTGGCTTAA
- a CDS encoding CobW family GTP-binding protein codes for MSTKISIISGFLGAGKTTFLRKVIPNMEGKTVLIENEFGNVGIDGDLMEGQLPIKEIYAGCICCSVVQDFKKAIEELTLEYRPDHILIEPSGVGSLSDIVKVCSKLSEKPSMGISVHQLITIVDVSAFDDYLESFGAFYLDQIRNAHIIFLSHFDKLDHEEVEKVISQIRLNNPTAFILKEDWYGYDGEKIIEILNTVENCSVDPKEKSLLSPASRMFGTFSIVSPRVFSEEELNNLLIALKNKEYGGILRAKGILELDSKRFVHFDFTPHHHYWKYLENTKQTKVAVIGSNLNKEKIAEEFQQ; via the coding sequence TTGAGTACAAAAATTAGTATTATCTCTGGCTTTTTAGGAGCTGGGAAGACTACATTTTTAAGAAAAGTTATTCCCAACATGGAGGGTAAGACAGTTTTAATCGAAAATGAATTTGGTAATGTTGGAATTGACGGAGATTTGATGGAAGGTCAGCTTCCTATTAAAGAAATCTATGCTGGGTGCATCTGTTGCAGCGTCGTACAGGATTTTAAGAAAGCTATAGAAGAACTGACCTTAGAATATAGACCGGACCATATATTGATAGAACCCTCAGGTGTGGGAAGTCTCTCGGATATTGTAAAGGTTTGTAGCAAACTTTCTGAGAAGCCTAGTATGGGTATCAGCGTCCATCAATTAATTACGATTGTAGATGTAAGTGCATTTGACGATTATTTAGAAAGCTTTGGTGCATTTTATTTAGATCAAATAAGAAATGCACATATCATTTTTCTAAGCCATTTTGATAAATTGGATCATGAAGAAGTAGAAAAAGTCATTTCTCAAATAAGATTAAACAATCCCACAGCCTTTATTTTAAAGGAAGATTGGTATGGTTATGATGGAGAAAAAATCATTGAGATATTAAATACTGTTGAAAATTGCAGTGTTGATCCCAAGGAGAAGTCCCTATTAAGTCCTGCCAGTAGGATGTTTGGTACTTTCTCCATAGTGAGTCCAAGAGTTTTTTCTGAAGAAGAGTTGAATAACCTACTAATTGCTTTAAAAAATAAGGAATACGGTGGTATTTTGAGAGCAAAAGGAATCTTAGAACTTGATTCTAAGAGATTTGTTCACTTTGATTTTACACCACACCATCATTACTGGAAATATTTAGAAAATACTAAACAAACAAAAGTAGCTGTTATTGGCAGCAATTTAAATAAAGAAAAAATAGCCGAAGAGTTTCAACAATAG